One Alnus glutinosa chromosome 3, dhAlnGlut1.1, whole genome shotgun sequence genomic region harbors:
- the LOC133863416 gene encoding uncharacterized protein LOC133863416 codes for MLTSVPCVASLKNLKPISRVLGTKTISPKKFSPLSVSLETSRPSPPFLFPSKPADHPALPQTGTGPPFLAENHFSPTDWHRISRPPSSPTDRHRTSRPPSSLIDWHWTTISGGNDFSPSSLTDLFLLFLNQIGRRSSIQTTLIVLYLFTSFPTVLFEIISVLIGWLMDYGVASAVVFFAF; via the exons ATGCTCACATCCGTCCCCTGTGTAGCAAGTCtcaaaaatttgaaaccaaTATCACGGGTTTTAGGAACCAAAACCATTTCCCCCAAAAAATTCTCCCCCCTTTCTGTTTCCCTCGAAACCAGCAGACCGTCTCCCCCCTTTCTGTTTCCCTCGAAACCAGCAGACCACCCAGCTCTCCCACAGACCGGCACCGGACCACCATTTCTGGCCGAAAACCATTTCTCTCCCACAGACTGGCACCGGATCAGCAGACCACCCAGCTCTCCCACAGACCGGCACCGGACCAGCAGACCACCCAGCTCTCTCATAGACTGGCACTGGACCACCATTTCCGGCGGAAACGATTTCTCTCCCAGCTCTCTCACAGACCT gtttttgttgtttttgaaCCAAATAGGCAGGAGATCATCTATTCAAACTACCCTTATAGTATTATATCTCTTTACAAGTTTCCCAACTGTGCTGTTCGAAATTATAAG TGTCCTGATTGGGTGGCTGATGGACTATGGGGTAGCATCTGCAGTGGTATTCTTTGCCTTCTAA
- the LOC133863648 gene encoding cucumisin-like, with protein MASRSCGLSWLLLSLASALLVAHSVSENDRKAYIVYMGNRKMDEVSTSSLHTSMLQDVIGSNVGPESLLYSYKKSFSGFAVELTEQEAQTMAGMDGVVSVFPNEQKKLHTTRSWDFLGFPQQVKRSAVESDIVVGVLDTGIWPESDSFNDKGFGPPPSKWKGSCRASTNFTCNNKIIGAQYYRSSGDFDVTDIKSPRDTDGHGTHIASIAGGNVVNMASVQGIGLGTARGAVPAARIAVYKVCWTFGCSDADILAAFDDAIADGVDIITISVGGSTGAYFTDSISIGAFHAMRNGILATNSAGNRGPGLATITNFSPWSLSVAASTIDRKFITEVQLGNSKIYEGISINTFDPKNETYPIIYGGDAPNTTEFSSGLPARNCFTDTLDKNLVKGKIVLCDGLGDGEGPLLAGAVGTVYQGRRSDVAFSFPLPASSLRPEDGASVYLYVNTTRGPTANIRRTKEGKDAFAPYIPSFSSRGPNPATPNILKPDLAAPGNNILAAWSPISPISEVEEDKRALSYNILSGTSMACPHAAGVAAYIKSFHPTWSPAAIKSALMTTASPMSAGKNPEAEFAYGAGNINPLQAPYPGLVYDIDTLDYVKFLCGQGYNTKLLQILAGNNNTCSEATNGTVFDLNYPSFALATPPLESISQVFNRTVTNVGSPTSTYTAVVTTPPGLIIKVNPSILSFTSLGQQLSFALTIEGKIESSVVSAALVWTDGNFRVRSPIVVSVP; from the exons ATGGCAAGCAGAAGCTGTGGTCTTTCATGGCTGCTCCTCAGTCTCGCCTCCGCTCTCCTTGTTGCTCATTCAGTTTCTGAGAATGACCGAAAG GCTTATATTGTGTATATGGGCAACAGGAAGATGGACGAGGTTTCCACATCATCCCTTCACACAAGCATGCTACAAGACGTCATTGGCAG CAATGTTGGACCAGAATCACTGCTCTATAGCTACAAAAAAAGTTTCAGTGGATTTGCAGTGGAGCTAACCGAGCAAGAAGCCCAAACAATGGCTG GAATGGACGGCGTAGTGTCCGTGTTCCCTAACGAACAGAAAAAGCTTCATACAACGAGGTCATGGGACTTCCTCGGATTTCCACAACAAGTTAAGCGATCAGCTGTTGAAAGTGACATCGTTGTAGGAGTTCTTGACACCGGAATTTGGCCGGAGTCTGATAGCTTTAATGACAAAGGATTTGGTCCACCACCTAGCAAATGGAAGGGATCCTGCCGAGCCTCAACCAATTTCACTTGCAACAA TAAAATCATTGGAGCACAGTATTACCGTAGCTCTGGAGATTTTGACGTAACTGATATAAAATCTCCTAGAGACACAGATGGCCACGGGACACATATTGCATCAATAGCAGGTGGGAACGTGGTTAACATGGCAAGCGTGCAGGGCATTGGCTTGGGAACAGCACGAGGAGCGGTTCCAGCAGCACGTATTGCTGTTTACAAAGTATGTTGGACCTTTGGGTGTTCTGATGCTGACATTCTTGCGGCATTTGATGATGCCATCGCTGATGGCGTTGACATAATAACTATTTCCGTCGGTGGATCCACTGGGGCATATTTTACCGATTCAATTTCCATTGGTGCCTTTCATGCTATGAGAAATGGAATCTTGGCAACAAATTCTGCTGGGAACAGGGGTCCAGGTCTAGCAACCATCACAAACTTTTCGCCATGGTCTCTCTCTGTGGCTGCAAGCACTATCGATCGAAAGTTCATCACAGAGGTCCAATTGGGTAACAGCAAGATCTATGAG GGAATTTCAATTAATACATTTGACCCCAAGAACGAAACGTATCCAATAATTTATGGAGGTGATGCACCAAACACCACAGAATTTTCCTCGGGTCTCCCAGCCAG GAATTGCTTCACAGATACGCTGGACAAAAATTTGGTGAAAGGGAAAATTGTACTTTGCGATGGCCTGGGTGATGGGGAAGGGCCATTATTAGCCGGTGCAGTTGGCACCGTGTATCAAGGCCGACGCTCTGATGTggctttctcttttcccttgcCCGCATCTTCCCTTCGCCCGGAGGATGGTGCCAGCGTTTACTTATACGTTAATACGACAag GGGACCTACTGCAAATATTCGAAGGACAAAAGAGGGTAAAGATGCATTTGCCCCTTACATTCCCTCCTTCtcatcaaggggtccaaatccTGCTACACCCAACATTCTCAAG cCGGATTTAGCTGCTCCCGGAAACAACATTCTAGCAGCCTGGTCTCCGATTTCCCCAATTTCTGAAGTGGAAGAGGATAAGAGAGCACTGTCATATAATATACTGTCCGGGACATCAATGGCTTGCCCCCATGCTGCAGGGGTGGCTGCCTACATCAAATCCTTTCACCCCACATGGTCGCCTGCCGCTATCAAGTCGGCTCTTATGACTACTg CTAGCCCCATGAGTGCTGGAAAGAATCCAGAGGCTGAATTTGCATATGGTGCAGGCAATATAAATCCTCTTCAGGCACCTTATCCTGGTTTAGTATATGATATTGATACGCTTGACTACGTAAAATTTTTGTGTGGACAAGGATATAATACTAAGTTATTACAAATTCTTGCTGGGAACAACAATACCTGTTCCGAAGCTACTAATGGAACCGTCTTTGATCTAAACTATCCTTCCTTTGCCCTAGCCACGCCTCCCTTGGAATCTATCAGTCAAGTTTTCAACCGGACCGTTACAAATGTTGGATCACCAACGTCTACATATACAGCTGTTGTGACCACCCCACCTGGACTTATAATCAAAGtgaaccctagcattctttcaTTCACATCTCTTGGACAACAGCTATCGTTTGCACTCACGATTGAAGGAAAGATAGAGAGTTCTGTTGTATCTGCCGCTTTAGTGTGGACTGATGGTAACTTTCGAGTGAGGAGCCCCATTGTGGTGTCTGTTCCATGA